GGCGGAGATGTCATCGTTCCCACCCTTTACGGCAACGTAAGCTGTCATATTAAGGAAGGAACACAGTCGGGCACAAAAATACGGCTGCGGGAAAAAGGCATCGCGGACATGAATCATCCGTCCGCAAAAGGCAGTCAGTATACAAAAGTGGAGATACAGGTTCCCCGTAACCTTAACTCAGCAGCAAAACAGAAGCTGAGAGAGTACCAGCGGGCAGTATGACGGGTACAGCAGTATATTTATAGAAAAATGAAGGACCCCTCTGGAAGCGGATTTGCTGACAGAGGGGGTTTTTACGAATAGGATTCCCCAATCCAAGCGGCCTGATTTTTGGGTATACTGTTAATAATCGAATTTTGCATATCGTTGCAGGATGTGATAATATAAATATATATATCATAACGGCTTATTACCCAGATACAAAGAAGTTTGAAAATGATTTGAAAACCAGAAGAAAGGGGAAATAAATATGTGTATGTTTTGTAAAAATACGACTACTATCCAGAGCACCACAACCCACGTTGTGAACTACAAAGACTGCATCATCGTAATCAAGAATGTTCCATGCCTTGAATGTGATCAGTGTGGCGAGAAATATTACACTGATGAAGTCGCTGAAAAGCTGGAAATCATTGTGAATATGGCAAAGAAGCTGATGCAGGAGATTGCTGTGATTGATTACAAACAGGCAGCGTAAAAATTTGTGCTTCAAAAATGAACTGCTGATATTCAGCATGTAGATGTCCGGCATCTGAAAGAAGAAATGATGCAGACCGTATAATTACGGGACAAAATGTATTCCCCGGCTATAAGGAAAATCAGCCGGGGAATATTTGTGATTAAAAGATTGATTATGGCTATTACTGTACTGCGGGCAAGCTGTGAACAGAGAATGGTCTATATAAATGGCGATATATTTAAAGGGAGCTTTCGGAGAAACTGGGAAAGAGATTATCATTGTACTCCAGGCGAAGTTAGGGCTATGCTCCAGGATTAGACGGAATAAACTATGGACATGAAAATTCTGGGGAGTGGCGTCCTTGATATTTTTAAAATATAGAGAACATTGCATTCGGGAATTGGGATAATGTTTTGCCTTAGGCAACCATATGAAATGTAAAGTGATGCGAAATCGTGGAAAAATGCATTTCTGCCGGTCGGACGGAGAAATGCGGATATTCCCTCTGGCTTCCAGACAGGTCATGTAAGATATTAACAATGCATGAAGATATGAGGCTGTTAAAAATAAACAAATTCAAGGGGAATAAAAAGAATAAAATTGTGCATAACAATGAAATTTTTGGAAAAGTGCCCAAAAACACCACTAACTACACTTTCGGATAGTGGATTTTTGCCATTTTCCGTGATATAATGCTCAAAGAGAAAACATTTTTTACCAGAACAGGAGTTGACACCATGAGCAAAAGAAGCGATAATCTGAGAGCAGAGCAGAGCAGAGCAGAGCAGAGCAGAGCAGAGCAGAGCAGAGCAGAGCAGAGCAGAGCAGAGCAGAGCAGAGCAGAGCAGAGATAACGTTCTGTCTTTTTGTGGTGTCTTCCATACAGGATACAGGGAAACCGTCAGAAACCGGGTGGCAGAAATGCCGCCCGGCTTCTGGCGGTTTTTTGCGTCATCCAGATGACGCAAAAAACTCTGGCAGGATGTGCACCCGCGTGAATGGAAGATGTCAGCAGAAGCTGACCACGCGTGGCACGGCAGAAGTGTGCAGGCACACTTCTGTTCCTGCCGGAAATCCGGCAGGAGCTTACAGGAATGTTAAGGGACACATATACGGATACGGGAGGTGACGGCGGTGCAGGATGAAAGCAGGAAAAGAGGAAAAAACACAGCAGACAATGATGTATACATAAGACCGAAAACAGCAGAAAGGAAACTGAAAGCAGCACTGGAGCTGGGGATGGTGGCGTACCTGTACGGCGTCACCGGCACCGGCAAGACCAGGCTGGTGCGGGAAGTGTTTGCACGGAAACAGTACGAGTATTATTCCGCACGGGAAACACAGCCGGAAGAGGTGGGCGTGAAGCCGGACGGCCAGGAGCGCATTGTGGTGGTTGACGACCTTTACACCGTCACCCTGCAGGAAATAAAGGAATGCTGGGCAGCCCTTTTCCGGAAGCTTGCCGGACAGGAGGGCGTCCGCCTGGTACTCGTCTCCCGCGCACCCGTCCCCGGATGGCTGATCCCCCTCCGGGTGGAATACCGGTTCGTGGAGATCGGGGAGAAGGACTTATGTCTTACCCGGAGGGGACAGGACGCGTACCTGGAGCTGTCCGGCATCCGGCTGGAACCGGAGACGGCGGACCGGGCATGGGAGCTGGGAAAAGGGCACCCGGTATCGCTGAAGCTGCTGGTGCTGGAAAACGGGGACGTGGATCTGGCGGTAAAGAACATGTGGCTCTGGCTTGAAAACCATATCTTTGACCAGTGGGAAAAGGAGCTTTCCGAGTTCCTGATGGAAACGTCCATCGTGGAGAATTACACAAAGGAGCTGGCGGCGATGATCACCGGCAGGGATGATGTGGACGCGCTGGTGTCCCGCGCGGAGGAACTGGGGAACTTCATGACCAGCACCGGGTAGGACGGGATATGGGAATACCGCTGGGCGATGCGCCAGGCGATGCGCGGCAGGCTGGCAAGGAAATACAGCCGGGAGCAGATCCGGCAGCTCTATTCCCACGCCGGGCTTTATTACGAGATGTACGGGAGGTACCCGGAGGCACTGGAAATGTACGGGGAATACGGGGATGCGGAGGACATCCGGCGGGTGCTTTCCGCCAATGCCCGGAGGAACCCGGCGGCAGGCTCCTACTTCGAGCTGCGTGACTATTACCTGTCGCTTCCGGAAGAGATGATACTGGACGACCCGGTGCTGATGTGCTACATGAGCATGCTGCATTCCATTTTAATGGACACGGAGGAGAGCGAGCGCTGGTACCGGGAACTGGAGGAATATGCGAGGAAACACAGCGGCGGCGAACGCCGGGAGGCGAGGAGAAGGCTGTTCTACCTGGACATCGCCCTGCCCCACAGGGGGAGCGCGGACATTGCCTCCCTCATAAAGAACGCGGGGAGCCTGCTTCCGGGACAGAAGACAGCGCTGCCGGAGTTTTCCGTGACCACGAACCTCCCCTCCCTGATGAACGGCGGGAAGGACTTCTGTGAATGGAGCAGGCACGACCGGGAGCTGGCGGCTTCCATCGGGAAGGCGGCGTCCATCGTCCTTGGGAAGTACGGGAAAGGGCTTGTGCCCCTTGCCCTCGCGGAGAGCGGGCTTGAGAAAGGAATGGACAGCTTCGAGGTCATGCGGCTGGCGGAAAAAGGAAGGATCGCCGCGGAAGGCGGCGGGAAGACGGAGCTGTGCTTCGTGGCGGCGGCGCTGCTTGCGTGGGTGGCAGTCCTGAACGGGAACGCGGAGTTTGCAGAGGATATCATGACAGCCTACCGGGAGCGCGCGGAAAAGGAAGCGCCCCGGACGCTGCCCAACGCGGACGCTTTCCTGTGCAGGATATACCTGTACCGGAGGCAGCCCGCCAGGGCAGCGGAGTGGATGGAGAAGGCACCGGACGAAAACGGGACGTTCTGCACGCTGGAGAGGTTCCGGTACCTGACGAAAGCGCGCGTCTACCTGATGGCAGGGAAGACCGGGGAAGCCCTGGCGCTCCTGGAGCAGCTCCTGTATTATGCGGAAAAGATGAAGCGCACCTATATCCACATGGAAGCATCCCTGCTCCTTGCCATCGCGCTGTACCGTGCGGGGCGGGAGGAATGGAGGGAGACCCTGCAGGGCTGCGTCACACAGGCGGAAAGCTACCATTTCGTGAGGCTGTTCTCCCGTGAGTGCGGCGCCGCGCTGGACCTCCTGGAAACGGCGGACCTCACCTGGCAGGATGAGGACTTCCGGACAGAGGTGCTGGAGGAGTGCCGCAGGATGGAAAAATCCTATCCCCGCTATATGGAGCAGGGGACGGACGCCGAGGTGCGGCTGCCAGAGCAGGCAGTGAAGGTGCTTAAGATGCAGGCGGAAGGCCTTTCCACGCGGGCGATCGCGGAGCACATGGGGATAAAGGAAGCCACGGTGAAATACCATAATAAAGAAACATACCGGAAGCTGGGCGTGAGCACCCGGACCGCCGCAGTCAATGAGGCGAGGAAACGGAAGCTGATATAGGATGTACGGAATGGAAAACACGGATACCCGAAACAGCAGGTACCGGTTACAGATACAGAAATTTTTTGCAGCAGGAACAGGAGTGATACAGGCATGAAAAACAGGAACAGGGGGCTGCGCCGGGCGGCGGCATTCATACTGGCGGCGGTACTGGCGGGAAGCTCCGTGGAGATCCCAGCCGCAGCGGGCGGGGATACGGGCACAGGAACCACCGGCATGGGGACGGCGGTAGTCACAAGGTTTTCTGACCTTGATGACGGGATACGTACACAGACACTGGATACAGGTGCGGAAGAGATGGCTATTAACTTTCCGGGAGAACTGACTGTCACACTGGAACTCCAGCCGGCAGAATCCGGCGTGGAAGCAACAGCGGCGGTTCAGGAGACGGAAACGCAGACAGAACCGGTGACACAGGAACCCGTGCCGGATAATATGCAGACAGAAGAAAACACGGGAACACAGGAGAACCCGGACGTGACGCAGGAGCAGACAGACGGACCGGAAGCAGACACCGGGACAGAAGAGAAAACCGAATCGGTGACGCCTCCTGCGACGGAGAATACAGAGCAGACAGAAACATCGGGGACAGAAGAACCGGGGACGGAAGCACCTGTACAGCAGCAGGCAGAGCCGGCGGAACCGTCCGGACAGGAAGGACAGAGCGCAGGCACGGAAGCACCGGCAGCGGAAACCGGGGCAACAGAAACTGCAGCAGTCCTGCAGGCAGAGCCTCCCGCAGAAACGGAAGCCCCGGTGACGGAAGAGCAGAAAGCCCCGGAAACGGAACAGACGGTGACGGATACATCATCAGACGGCGGTATCCTGACCTCCCTGCTGGATGCGGTATTCCCGTCCATGACTGTCCATGCGGCGGAAGCCACAAATGTGCAGACAGTTGAAAATTTTACGCTGACGGGAGTTAAATGGAAGCTTGACGCGGAAAAGAGCAGTGCGGCGGAATTTTCCTCCGATGAAACGGCGGTCGGGAAGACCTATACATACGTCCCGGTGCTTCCAGAGACAGTAACCATAAATGATGTGACGTACACCCTGAAATCTGAGGAAAGCGTGAGACTGCCGAAGATTATGGTTACGATAAAAGAAAAGGAAACCGGCAATCCGGTAGCCAGGGTAGAGAAAAACGGGAAAACAGAGGAATTTGATGATATCACAGAAGCCTTTGCATCTGTAGGCGCAGGGGAAACGGCGACCATCACGCTGCTGGATAATGCAGAGACGGATATTACCGTTTCCGGTAATGTTACGCTGACCAGCACGGAAGCAGTTGTGCTCGCCGGTACCGTTACGGTTCCCTCCGGTGCGAGCCTGACCCTCGCAGGGGATGCCCTTACCATCAGAAAAACGACAGATGATAGTATTGCGAGAGGCATATACGTTACAGGCGGGACGCTTGTTGTGGAAAAGGGAACGGTTGAGGCGGTGTCGGAAGATTCTTGGGGGGCTTACGGTATTTATGTCAGCGGTGGAACGGCTGAAATGAAAGGGGGAACAATCAAGGCAGGAGATCCGGAAGACAGCAATTGGTCGGGTTATGGCATACTTATTTCGGGCAGTGGGTCACTGTCGGTTATTGCCGGAACGGTCAGCGGTTCTGGAGTTGGTCTTGATATTGCAAGCACGGATGTGTCGCTTAGCGGGGGAACCTTTACCGGCGGCTATGACGGCACAGGATATGCTATAGTAACTATTGGATACAACACGCTCGGCGGAGTATTGGAGAAAGGCTTCGTGTATTATGACGCAGACGGCGCTTATGCGGCGGGGGCAAACAACACAGACACCATTCTCCCTGCCGGAACTTACACCATAGGCGCGTGCAGCGGCCATTCCTATGGAGCATGGTCGTCTGCGGACAGCAAGGTGCATACCCGTACATGCGAATACTGCGGAACAGAGGAGACAACGGAGAACCATCAGTTTGGCGAAGACGGTAAATGTACCGTGGAGGGCTGCACTGCCCAGGCGTCGGCGGGCGTTACTGTGAACGGCCAGACGGAATACTATACGGATATTTCAGCAGCCTTCTCAGCCGCGTCCACGGCGGGGACTAAGGCAGAGGTAAAGCTGCTGGCGGATATTGACTATGGCAGTCAGGGTTATATCTCAATACTAAGCGGAGATATAACGCTTGATCTGAACGGATATACGCTGACAGGTAAGAATCAAAACCAGGTCCTGTTTCTGGAATACTGCCAGATGACCATTAAAGACAGCAGCAACGGGAAAACAGGGACTATCAGAAATATGAACGGGAAAGGAGTCTTTGTAAGGAGCGGAGCATCCCTGACGGTGGAAAGCGGCAGGATAGAGACAAACCCGGATAGTACAGGCTGGGTTTCCGGGACGGCCATCAATGTGGCCTGGGGAGGAAACCTTACCATTTATGATGGTGAACTGGACGGCTATGTTGGTGTCCATTTGAATGAGGGGAGTGTGACGATTCATGGAGGATCGATCAGCGGTTCCTGGTATGCAGTCCGTGAAATTAACAAACAGGACAATGTGACGTTGTACGGCGGAACTTATACAGGGGGCCTCAATACCAAGAATAAGACCTTTGCCCAAATTTTGGGTGAGGGAAGAGCGTATTATGATACAGAAACCGGCAGCTTCTTGACAGAGGGGCTGAACCAGACCGGGGAACTGGCGGTCGGGAAGACAGTTTCCATTCAGGCGGCTCCGGTACAGATCACAGACGGTCCATCTGACCTGAAGCTGTCCTACGGATTTGCGAGCGGTACGGCGAAGCTGCAGGTGACTGCGGAAAAAGGGGAAACTGTGACAGGGGAAATCTCTTACCAGTGGTACCGGGTAAACGAAGAGGAAGGTGGAACGGATGAGGCTCTTACCGACAGTGAGGGCGGATATGCCGGAAGCCGGACGGACACCCTGGTTCTGCCGGACAGCTGGGTAAGCGGCGGGAGCGGAAACTTCTATTGTGTGGTTTCCTGCGGCGGCTATTCCGTGTCCAGCCGGACGGTCCATGCTGAGATCGAAGTGTGCCCTCACAGCCAGATCACAGGCGGAGTCTGCCAGGGCTGCGGCAAGACATTTGAGGCCAGCGTTTCAGACGGCGCAGGCGGTGATGGGGTCTATTATGAGGTCTTTGAGGATGCCTGGACAGCGGCGCAGGGAAAGACGGCTGAGGTAACACTGCTGGCAGATGTGGAAGTCAGCGCAACCCTTACGGTAACGTCCGGCAGTAATATCACCTTAAAGAGCGAAAAGGACAGCAACTATACCATCTCCGGAAATGTTTTTAATTCGGCGAGCGGACTGATTAATGTTGCTTCCGGGGGAACCCTTACGCTGAAGAGCGGAACCGTTAAAAATGGAGCGGGCGGAAACAATGCCATTGCAGTAAATGGCGGGCATTTTGTCCTGAACGGCGGAACTGCTGCGGCAACGGCGGACGGACATTCCGGCGTCTGCGTGTACAACAGGGGAACGGCAGAAATCCAGACGGGGAACGTCAGCGGGGATATTGGCGTGGCGGCGGCTTCCGATGGAAGTATCATCACTATTCTGGACGGAAACATCAGCGGCAGGGCAAGCGGCGTGTATGTCAGCGGTTCCGGGGCAAAGATCACGATCACAGGAGGCAGCATCAGCGCTTCCAATACAAAAGGGGAAAACGGTGCAGACGGCGCGGCACTCAGAATCCAGAGTTCTGGTAGTGCGCTCCTTTCCGGAGGAAGTTACAGCGGTGCATATGGCATCTTGATTGATAGCGGAAACTCTATTACGCTGAAAGAGCTTTTAAATGTAGGCGGGGACCTGAAGTATGCTTATTATTCTTCCAATGGGGTGCTGGTTACGGAAGGTCTGGACGGTAAAACGCTGACGGGTCCGCTGACTGTAGAAAAATGCGGACACAGTTACAAAACCTGGACAGATAAAGAAGATGGAGAGAACCACATCGGAACATGTGTGGTATGTGGGCATGAAGAAACAAAACCCCATGACTGGGATACAGACGGAAGCTGTAAGGCAGAAGGCTGTACTGCACAGGCGGCAGCCAGTGTGGAAATCGGTGATGCTTCAAAGTATTTCAGCACTATAGAAGAAGCGTGGACCTATGCGCAGGAGAACAGCTCTGACAGTTCCACAGCGGTAGTAACTCTGCTTACGGATGTGGTGGTAACAAGCCCGCTGACTGTGACCAGTGGGAATATTACACTGGCCGGCGTAGGGGGCGATGGAAACATTCATTCTATTTCCGGCAATATTCCTTATGATAGTGCTACCAGTATACCGGCGATTATTCATGTTACCGGCGGTGTACTGACATTCCAAAGTGGAACAATCAACAGCACAAATGCTCAGGGTGAGGGAATCCGCGTAACTGCAGGCATTCTAAACATGAAGGGCGGTACAATTTATGCCGGCGGTGAGGGTATACTTGTTGCCAGTAGTGGCGCAGTGGTCAACATTGAGTCCGGAAGTATTTCCGGTGAAAGCCGCGGTCTTTCTGTTAGTGCAGCAGGTAAAGTTACTCTTTCTGGAGGCACTTTTTCCAGCACCAGTTACGGCAATGCAGTATTTTGTTATACGGGCAAGTCGGTTGGCAGTATTCTCGAAGAAAACTATGCTTATAAACAGAATGATAGTTGGGTGAGCGACACCTCTGTTGGAACTCTGAAAGGCACGGTCATAGTGGAAGAGGCACCCATTA
This is a stretch of genomic DNA from Marvinbryantia formatexigens DSM 14469. It encodes these proteins:
- a CDS encoding type II toxin-antitoxin system MqsA family antitoxin is translated as MCMFCKNTTTIQSTTTHVVNYKDCIIVIKNVPCLECDQCGEKYYTDEVAEKLEIIVNMAKKLMQEIAVIDYKQAA
- a CDS encoding helix-turn-helix transcriptional regulator; translated protein: MRQAMRGRLARKYSREQIRQLYSHAGLYYEMYGRYPEALEMYGEYGDAEDIRRVLSANARRNPAAGSYFELRDYYLSLPEEMILDDPVLMCYMSMLHSILMDTEESERWYRELEEYARKHSGGERREARRRLFYLDIALPHRGSADIASLIKNAGSLLPGQKTALPEFSVTTNLPSLMNGGKDFCEWSRHDRELAASIGKAASIVLGKYGKGLVPLALAESGLEKGMDSFEVMRLAEKGRIAAEGGGKTELCFVAAALLAWVAVLNGNAEFAEDIMTAYRERAEKEAPRTLPNADAFLCRIYLYRRQPARAAEWMEKAPDENGTFCTLERFRYLTKARVYLMAGKTGEALALLEQLLYYAEKMKRTYIHMEASLLLAIALYRAGREEWRETLQGCVTQAESYHFVRLFSRECGAALDLLETADLTWQDEDFRTEVLEECRRMEKSYPRYMEQGTDAEVRLPEQAVKVLKMQAEGLSTRAIAEHMGIKEATVKYHNKETYRKLGVSTRTAAVNEARKRKLI